TGTACTTCTCCCTGGCGATTCTGCATACGGCGAAGCCATCCAGCCCGGGCAGCATAATATCGAGCAGCAGCAGCTTGACAGCACTCGTCTCCAAGTAAGCCAAGCCCTCTTCCGCAGAGGCCATACTGCATACAGAATATCCTTCCACCTGCAAAAAATCCTTCATCACCTCCGCCAGCTCCGCATTATCCTCAATGATCAGAATGTCCGCCACGCCTCTCTCCTCCTGCTGCTTGCAGCTTCCTACCAGCCCATCTCCATCAGCCAGCCGGTCAGGCTGCGTTCGCGTTCCCTCGGGCCTTGTTCCGGCATATATTTGCCCAGCACATGCTCGCCCTGAATATTGCCATCCACCATATACAGCACCTTATCACTCTGCGCGGCTACCTTCACATCATGTGTAACCACCATCAGCGTTGTTCCTTCCCGGTTGATCCGGCAGAGCTCGGACATGACTTCCTGTGCAGCTTTGGAATTGAGCGCACCTGTCGGCTCATCGGCGAACAGCATTGCCGGCTTGTTGATAAGCGCCCGGCAGATGCAGGCCCGCTGCAGCTGTCCGCCGGACACCTCTGTAATATCATGGCCCGCCGTCTCCATAATGTTCAGCTTGCGCATCAGCTCATCAGCGTATTGATTCACCTCGCTGCGGCTGCGTCTTTGCCCGTTTCCCTTGCCGCTCAGCGACTGATAGCCTGATAGAATAATATTATCATAAACGGAGAGATTGCTCAGCATATGCATCTGCTGGAAGATGAAGCCCATTTTGTGCAGCCGCAGTTCAGCCATGCCCTTCTCCGAGAGCCGCGAAAGACTCTCTCCGTCAAAAACCACATCGCCCGCAGTAAGCCGGTCCATCCCGCTGACGGTATAGAGCAGCGTAGACTTGCCCGAACCGGACGGCCCCATGACAGACACGAACTCTCCTGCATGAAGCGTGAAATTGATATTCCGCAGAACATTATTCTGACTTTTATTGACGATATAGGTTTTGCATAGGTTGGTTACTTCAAGTACTGCTGCCATTTCGCCACTCCTTCTTTTCTTTTAAAATTTAAGCCTATTCCTTATTCATATTCCATATCTGCACACGCTTGATCTGGCCGCAGCTTGTGTATACCGCCAGCATAACCACAGCCAGGATTAGCAGCGGATACAGCAGATAGACCTGAAGCGGAAGAATATTCAGCCGGAGACTGGTCAGTCCGAAGATCCGGAAGATGAGACCGAGCAGGCGGCCGCCAAGGGTATTCGCAGCGATGACGCCCAGCACCAGCGAGACGGAGATAATGATCAGAATACGCAGCGCCTGCCACCGCCGGATCGCGGCATTCGTGAAGCCAATGCTTTTCATGACAGCAATGCCGTAGACCTCCTTCGCAATCATCAGTCTGACGAATAGACAGGTGATGAAGAACGAAATGAGGCAGATGATAGCCGTAAGCAGCCCATTGATGCTGTGAAGCTGGCCCATGAAGCCGCCGGTGATCTCTCCCAGCAGTTCGAGCGAGGTTTTGATGCCTTGTTCCGGGAACTGCTGTTGAATCTGCTTCATTATTCCTGCCCTTGCTTGCTCTGGGGCATGGAGTTCGCCGGAGAACATATAAGCGGGTATTGTCTTCAGCTCATAGTCCCGTGCAATCCAGACCGCGTACCCTTCGTTGGAGATACTTTGGAACAGTCCGCTGATCATGAAGGTCC
The window above is part of the Paenibacillus sp. FSL H8-0048 genome. Proteins encoded here:
- a CDS encoding ABC transporter ATP-binding protein codes for the protein MAAVLEVTNLCKTYIVNKSQNNVLRNINFTLHAGEFVSVMGPSGSGKSTLLYTVSGMDRLTAGDVVFDGESLSRLSEKGMAELRLHKMGFIFQQMHMLSNLSVYDNIILSGYQSLSGKGNGQRRSRSEVNQYADELMRKLNIMETAGHDITEVSGGQLQRACICRALINKPAMLFADEPTGALNSKAAQEVMSELCRINREGTTLMVVTHDVKVAAQSDKVLYMVDGNIQGEHVLGKYMPEQGPRERERSLTGWLMEMGW